A genomic stretch from Bradyrhizobium quebecense includes:
- a CDS encoding GcrA family cell cycle regulator — MITIEPTWTPERVDQLKIYFEAGLSCRDIAVNIGVSRNAVIGKLSRLNLTRTTPDERRARRKKSNAHAAQRATAKQQLRLLQAVYEQEPDDAPIVSANNCSLFELSEQRCRWPISTPGADDFCFCGNTPLGGMPYCSGHYRLAYQAGSRQRAMRG; from the coding sequence ATGATTACCATCGAGCCGACCTGGACGCCCGAGCGCGTCGACCAACTCAAGATCTACTTTGAAGCCGGCCTCTCCTGCCGCGACATCGCCGTGAATATCGGCGTCAGCCGCAATGCGGTGATCGGCAAGCTGTCGCGGCTGAACCTCACGCGCACGACGCCGGACGAACGCCGGGCAAGGCGGAAGAAATCCAACGCCCATGCCGCGCAACGGGCGACCGCGAAGCAGCAGCTCCGGTTGCTGCAGGCGGTCTACGAACAAGAGCCCGACGATGCGCCGATCGTCAGCGCCAACAACTGCTCGCTGTTCGAGCTGAGCGAGCAACGTTGCCGCTGGCCGATCAGCACGCCGGGCGCCGATGATTTCTGCTTTTGCGGCAACACGCCGCTCGGCGGCATGCCCTATTGCTCCGGGCATTACCGCCTCGCCTATCAGGCGGGATCGCGACAGCGCGCGATGCGCGGGTAG
- a CDS encoding SDR family oxidoreductase, translating to MKDFAGKIAVITGGGTGMGRELARQLVAEGCNVAMCDVSAEAMAETKRLCEVEKLPQGLRITTHVADVSIEDHYKRFRDELIEQQATDKIHLLFNNAGIGGGGSLFTNTREQWERTFNICWGGVYLGVRTFLPLLVKADEAHIVNTSSVNGFWASVGMGVSHTAYSAAKFAVKGFTEAMINDLRLNAPHVKCSVVMPGHIGTSIVSNSRKVQNGADQLNPDELRQARQRLQGQGIDVAKMSDADIQQLALDRARIFHDEAPTSAAAAAKIILDGVKADRWRILVGDDAHLLDERVRKTPEQAYTPEFYQGIVAATGWKVG from the coding sequence ATGAAGGATTTCGCCGGAAAGATTGCCGTCATCACCGGTGGCGGCACGGGCATGGGGCGCGAGCTGGCGCGGCAGCTCGTTGCTGAAGGATGCAATGTCGCGATGTGCGACGTCTCGGCCGAGGCGATGGCCGAGACCAAGCGGCTCTGCGAGGTCGAGAAGCTGCCGCAGGGCCTGCGCATCACCACCCACGTTGCCGACGTCTCGATCGAGGATCACTACAAGCGTTTTCGCGATGAGCTGATCGAGCAGCAGGCGACCGACAAGATCCATTTGCTGTTCAACAACGCCGGCATCGGCGGTGGCGGCAGCCTGTTCACCAACACGCGCGAGCAGTGGGAGCGCACCTTCAACATCTGCTGGGGCGGCGTCTATCTCGGCGTCCGCACCTTCCTGCCGCTGCTTGTGAAGGCCGACGAGGCGCACATCGTCAACACCTCGAGCGTCAACGGCTTCTGGGCGTCGGTCGGCATGGGCGTGTCGCACACCGCCTACAGCGCGGCGAAGTTCGCGGTGAAGGGATTCACCGAGGCGATGATCAACGATCTCCGCCTCAACGCGCCGCATGTCAAATGCTCGGTCGTGATGCCAGGTCACATCGGCACCTCGATCGTGTCGAACTCGCGCAAGGTGCAGAACGGCGCCGACCAGCTCAATCCCGACGAGCTCAGGCAGGCCCGCCAGCGTCTGCAAGGGCAGGGCATCGACGTCGCCAAGATGTCGGATGCCGACATCCAGCAGCTCGCGCTCGACCGCGCTCGCATCTTCCATGACGAGGCACCGACCTCGGCGGCTGCCGCCGCCAAGATCATCCTCGACGGCGTGAAGGCCGATCGCTGGCGTATCCTGGTCGGCGACGACGCGCATCTGCTCGACGAGCGTGTGCGCAAGACCCCGGAGCAGGCCTACACGCCGGAGTTCTACCAGGGCATCGTGGCGGCGACCGGCTGGAAGGTCGGGTGA
- a CDS encoding porin, with amino-acid sequence MKLAKSLILGSAAALVAVGGAQAADLPVKAKAVEYVKVCSLYGPGFYYIPGTDTCIKLGGFVRADVVVNGNSVYGPNVNGASGANNRFTNGYTWRSREDFNIDTRTATEYGVVRTYFDAVFTWTSDTYTGQGNGSSVYSAIGTAAAPNNAGSGGVAAGTVGVYYAFIQFAGFTMGKAVSQFAAPWNGYPGNNYDGLVGGVSTTNGINQFTYTAQFGNGVSLALSAQDQVAYMQAGVNNLSVGGAYGSSDYAGTIAPDFVAALKVDQAWGIFQASVAAHDNHAAYYGGTELTGHPDDKWGWAGALALSIKNIPTGPGDTINVQGVYTDGATRYNIQELASQFSSVAIYGGSNLPGVYQSVGFGTAPDTVFGLNGQQQSIKTWGFRGAYTHNWDPYWNTSLYGAFAAVMYNDTAKSLICGVGGVGGTFRTAFGGGAGVTSCNPDYNISQIGVITRWTPVKNLTFSADVTYVHLDQKYAGTITTSSAGIGKPTATYELKDQDTVQMLFRAQRNW; translated from the coding sequence ATGAAATTGGCGAAGAGCCTTATTCTGGGCTCGGCCGCCGCGCTGGTCGCGGTCGGCGGGGCACAGGCAGCCGATCTTCCCGTTAAGGCCAAAGCGGTCGAATACGTGAAGGTTTGCTCGCTCTATGGTCCGGGCTTCTACTACATTCCCGGCACCGACACCTGCATCAAGCTGGGCGGCTTCGTTCGTGCCGACGTCGTTGTGAACGGCAACAGCGTCTACGGCCCGAACGTCAACGGCGCGAGCGGTGCCAACAACCGTTTCACCAACGGCTACACCTGGCGTTCGCGTGAAGACTTCAACATCGATACGCGCACCGCGACCGAGTACGGCGTGGTCCGCACCTATTTCGATGCGGTGTTCACCTGGACCTCGGACACCTACACCGGTCAGGGCAACGGCTCGTCGGTCTATTCGGCGATCGGCACTGCTGCGGCGCCGAACAACGCTGGCTCTGGCGGCGTTGCTGCCGGTACGGTCGGCGTCTACTACGCCTTCATCCAGTTTGCCGGCTTCACCATGGGTAAGGCGGTCTCGCAGTTCGCTGCTCCCTGGAACGGTTATCCGGGCAACAACTACGACGGTCTCGTCGGTGGCGTGAGCACCACCAACGGCATCAACCAGTTCACCTACACCGCGCAGTTCGGCAACGGCGTGTCGCTGGCCCTGTCGGCACAGGACCAGGTTGCGTACATGCAGGCTGGCGTGAACAACCTCTCGGTCGGTGGCGCTTACGGTTCGAGCGACTATGCCGGCACGATCGCGCCGGACTTCGTCGCCGCACTCAAGGTCGACCAGGCTTGGGGTATCTTCCAGGCGTCGGTCGCCGCGCATGACAACCATGCTGCCTACTACGGCGGTACGGAGCTGACCGGTCATCCCGACGACAAGTGGGGTTGGGCTGGTGCACTGGCGCTGTCGATCAAGAACATCCCGACCGGACCTGGCGATACCATTAACGTCCAGGGCGTCTACACCGACGGTGCGACCCGTTACAACATCCAGGAACTGGCCAGCCAGTTCAGCTCGGTCGCCATCTACGGCGGTTCGAACCTGCCCGGCGTCTATCAAAGCGTTGGCTTCGGCACGGCACCCGACACGGTGTTCGGTCTGAACGGTCAGCAGCAGTCGATCAAGACCTGGGGCTTCCGTGGTGCGTACACCCACAACTGGGATCCCTACTGGAACACCAGCTTGTACGGTGCCTTCGCTGCGGTCATGTACAACGACACGGCCAAGTCGCTCATCTGCGGCGTTGGCGGCGTCGGTGGCACGTTCCGCACCGCCTTCGGTGGCGGCGCTGGCGTGACCAGCTGCAACCCCGACTACAATATCTCGCAGATCGGCGTGATCACCCGTTGGACCCCGGTCAAGAACCTGACCTTCTCGGCCGACGTGACCTACGTCCATCTCGATCAGAAGTATGCCGGCACGATCACCACTTCGTCGGCTGGTATCGGCAAGCCGACCGCGACCTACGAGCTGAAGGATCAGGACACTGTCCAGATGCTCTTCCGTGCTCAGCGCAACTGGTAA